One genomic region from Alteromonas pelagimontana encodes:
- a CDS encoding TonB-dependent receptor, whose product MRTPPFFKNQLAISVSLILGTTLFTPAYAQDSTSADKELEVIQVQGIRGSMIKAMDIKRSSDGVVEAISAEDIGKFPDTNLAESLQRITGVSIDRSDGEGSRVTIRGFGSDNNLVLLNGRQMPTPTRSFDFADLASEGVSAVEVYKTGRASIATGGLGGTINIITPRPLANPGEQASLGVKAVHDRSNQKGDAWTPELSGLYSNTFLDDRLGISLTGSYQKRDSGNSNATVGSGWRAFVSGEDEGGWGALPAEDPDGSYLNKPAEGVTYAVPQNLVYQFNEASRTRKNGQLTLEYQATDKLKARVDYTYSENRIQRELTDMSTWFSFDYRNATMVWSDPNSENVAYPIQYQDTDNYSADAERGSGIGINSGRGYSATKNTNNSLGLNLEYQVNDNLNLTLDYHDASAKHEPNSPYGSWGSLAMISENRIRSTVDFSQVLPVLSIGYPEGVEGFEPEDMIGAGSNFGNNYERSEIEQAQIDGTWVFDSGVIESIDFGLSQTEVKNNSRYASATRGTWSGVGEPDDWEDSWFTQTDLPAMFDNLPGHADPDMEPYYIDWDFDTIAQFTAENFYTGNEVEWPCGQVFCGGTNYSTNRITEEKMQAAYVQVNWQFDIGNMPANLTTGVRYEKTETQASALVPNYDGISWSSTNELVLQPTGDSVFTDESGDYNNVLPSIDFRIELTEDLVARASYSKTISRPSYTDMQGGKTLGGQITAIQGNGSRGDPGLLPLESDNYDLSLEWYYDEASYAAVGWFNKDVDNFIGRRTVMETAFDLRNPAQGPRADAARAAGAQGNDEIRQYILENYLDSDPNVYLNDNGDVVIDATAEDELANFEITIPYNQREASVHGWELTVQHMFWDTGFGVNVNGTIVDGDLYYDNASLEPQFALYGLSDSANFIAFYEDDRYSIRVAYNWRDEFLAYIGDGSGDNPVYTEAYGQWDINMSYNVTENLTVFAEGINLTNEYQRQHGRHEQMLINLRQTAPRYNVGVRYQF is encoded by the coding sequence CAGACACTAACTTAGCAGAGTCGCTACAGCGTATTACCGGCGTTTCCATAGACCGCTCTGATGGTGAAGGAAGCCGGGTTACCATTCGTGGTTTTGGCTCTGATAATAACCTGGTGTTGCTGAACGGTCGGCAGATGCCAACCCCTACACGTTCATTTGATTTCGCCGATTTGGCTTCTGAGGGAGTAAGCGCTGTAGAAGTTTATAAAACCGGCCGCGCTTCCATTGCTACCGGCGGATTAGGCGGAACTATTAACATTATTACACCTCGGCCGTTAGCTAATCCTGGCGAACAGGCCAGTCTTGGCGTAAAGGCAGTGCATGATCGTTCCAACCAAAAAGGTGACGCGTGGACACCGGAACTCTCCGGGCTGTACTCCAATACATTTTTGGATGATCGCTTAGGAATCTCCCTAACCGGAAGCTATCAAAAACGTGACAGCGGTAACAGTAATGCTACAGTCGGTTCAGGCTGGCGCGCATTTGTTTCTGGTGAGGATGAAGGTGGCTGGGGCGCACTTCCCGCCGAAGATCCGGATGGTTCTTACTTAAATAAGCCGGCCGAAGGCGTTACATATGCCGTTCCGCAGAACCTGGTTTATCAGTTCAATGAAGCCTCCAGGACCCGTAAGAACGGGCAATTAACCCTGGAATATCAGGCTACTGATAAACTCAAAGCGCGAGTGGATTATACCTACTCTGAAAATCGCATTCAGCGAGAACTGACCGACATGTCGACGTGGTTCTCCTTTGATTATCGCAATGCCACTATGGTCTGGTCTGATCCGAACAGCGAAAACGTCGCCTATCCTATTCAGTACCAGGATACCGATAACTACAGCGCAGATGCCGAGCGCGGTTCAGGAATAGGAATAAACTCCGGACGTGGATATTCCGCCACTAAGAACACCAATAACTCCCTGGGTCTGAATCTGGAATATCAGGTTAACGACAATCTTAATCTCACGCTGGATTATCATGACGCCAGCGCGAAGCACGAACCCAACAGCCCTTATGGCTCATGGGGAAGCCTGGCGATGATTTCTGAAAACCGCATTCGTAGCACGGTGGATTTCTCGCAAGTGTTGCCCGTGCTTAGCATCGGGTATCCTGAAGGCGTAGAAGGCTTTGAACCAGAAGATATGATTGGCGCGGGTAGTAACTTTGGTAACAACTATGAGCGTTCGGAAATTGAGCAGGCTCAAATTGATGGCACCTGGGTTTTTGACTCCGGCGTTATTGAAAGCATCGATTTTGGTCTTTCGCAAACAGAAGTTAAAAATAATTCCCGCTACGCCAGTGCAACTCGTGGTACGTGGAGCGGTGTGGGTGAACCTGATGACTGGGAAGATTCCTGGTTTACACAGACGGATTTGCCCGCCATGTTCGACAACCTTCCCGGCCATGCTGACCCGGATATGGAACCGTACTATATCGATTGGGATTTTGACACCATCGCCCAGTTTACCGCTGAGAACTTTTACACCGGCAACGAGGTTGAGTGGCCTTGCGGGCAAGTATTCTGTGGTGGAACTAATTATTCTACTAACCGGATCACCGAAGAAAAGATGCAAGCGGCGTACGTTCAAGTTAACTGGCAGTTCGATATCGGTAATATGCCTGCTAATCTAACCACTGGCGTCCGCTACGAGAAGACCGAAACTCAAGCTTCTGCGCTTGTTCCTAATTACGACGGAATTTCCTGGAGCAGTACCAATGAACTGGTTTTGCAACCTACAGGAGATTCCGTCTTTACTGATGAAAGCGGTGACTACAACAATGTGCTGCCAAGTATCGACTTTCGTATCGAGTTAACTGAGGATCTGGTTGCCAGAGCGTCTTACAGTAAAACGATATCGCGCCCCAGTTATACCGATATGCAGGGAGGAAAAACCTTAGGCGGACAAATTACTGCCATTCAGGGCAATGGCTCGCGGGGGGATCCAGGGCTTTTACCGCTGGAATCTGACAACTATGATTTGTCGCTGGAATGGTACTATGATGAGGCAAGCTATGCGGCAGTGGGATGGTTCAATAAAGACGTAGACAATTTTATTGGCCGGCGCACAGTGATGGAAACGGCGTTTGACTTACGCAACCCGGCGCAAGGCCCACGCGCTGACGCCGCCCGCGCAGCAGGTGCACAAGGTAACGATGAAATAAGACAGTACATTCTGGAAAACTATCTTGACTCCGATCCTAACGTTTACCTGAATGATAACGGCGATGTAGTCATTGACGCTACAGCAGAAGATGAGCTGGCGAATTTTGAAATTACCATTCCTTACAACCAGCGTGAAGCGTCAGTACATGGCTGGGAGCTTACAGTGCAGCACATGTTCTGGGATACGGGCTTTGGTGTGAATGTTAACGGAACCATTGTAGACGGCGATCTGTACTATGATAATGCCTCGCTGGAGCCGCAGTTTGCGCTTTACGGCTTAAGCGATTCCGCTAACTTTATCGCCTTTTACGAAGATGATCGCTATTCTATTCGTGTAGCCTACAATTGGCGTGACGAATTCCTTGCTTATATCGGCGATGGTAGTGGTGATAACCCTGTCTACACCGAAGCCTATGGCCAGTGGGATATTAACATGAGCTACAACGTAACAGAGAATCTGACGGTCTTTGCAGAAGGAATTAATCTCACCAACGAGTATCAGCGTCAGCACGGGCGTCATGAGCAAATGCTGATTAACCTGCGCCAAACGGCGCCTCGCTATAATGTAGGTGTACGTTATCAGTTTTAA